A single Sardina pilchardus unplaced genomic scaffold, fSarPil1.1 HAP1_SCAFFOLD_142, whole genome shotgun sequence DNA region contains:
- the LOC134073802 gene encoding far upstream element-binding protein 2-like isoform X3, whose protein sequence is MSEFNAVPPPGAGAALGAGGLKKDAFADAVQRARQIAAKIGGDAGPPMTNNGGAESYPFAAQKRSLEDADEPESKKMATQSDRDSGAIPEWAAQASMGAQLAALSQQSNVARPSQMTEDYKVPDGMVGLIIGRGGEQINKIQQDSGCKVQIAPDSGGMPDRSVSITGSPECIQPPMVLEHVEKKAKMLLDEIVSRGRGTPPTAFHENGGQGGGQGGQGGHMQEMIIPAGKAGLIIGKGGETIKQLQERAGVKMILIQDASQGPNMDKPLRIIGDPYKVQQAREMVQEILRERDNPGFENRGEYGSRMGGGLEIPVPRHSVGVVIGRSGEMIKKIQNDAGVRIQFKPDDSSGPDKIAHIMGPPDRCEHAASIINDLLQSIRAREEGGGGPPGPPGTGMPPGGRGRGRGGPPGGWGGPPGAGGGEMTFSIPAHKCGLVIGRGGENVKAINQQTGAFVEISRQPPPNGDPNFKLFVIRGSPQQIDHAKQLIEDKIEGPLCPVGPGPGGPGPAGPMGPYNPNPYNPGPPGGPPHGGPPGGPQYAPQGWGNTYQPWQPPAPHDPSKAAADHSAAWAAYYAQYYQQPQGGAMPGQNPAAPAAAQPPADQNQQAQAAGGQPDYTKAWEEYYKKMAQAGTPAAPAAAAAPAASAAAGQQDYSAAWAEYYRQQAAYYGQTGQSQPAAPQQGQQAQ, encoded by the exons ATGTCGGAGTTCAACGCGGTACCGCCACCGGGTGCCGGTGCAGCCCTCGGAGCAGGTGGACTCAAGAAAGATGCTTTTGCGGACGCGGTTCAGCGAGCTCGGCAG ATTGCAGCCAAAATCGGAGGAGATGCTGGACCCCCGATGACAAACAACGGAGGAGCTGAGAGCTACCCCTTCGCCGCCCAGAAACGTTCTCTTGAAGACgcag ACGAGCCAGAGAGTAAGAAGATGGCCACCCAGAGCGACAGAGACTCCGGCGCCATCCCCGAATGGGCCGCACAAGCAT CCATGGGTGCGCAGCTGGCTGCCCTGTCCCAGCAGAG CAATGTTGCTCGTCCCTCACAGATGACAGAGGATTACAAAGTGCCTGACGGAATGGTGGGGCTGA TCATTGGTCGAGGAGGGGAGCAGATCAACAAGATCCAGCAGGATTCGGGCTGCAAGGTCCAGATCGCCCCCGACAGCGGCGGCATGCCCGACCGCAGCGTCTCCATCACCGGGTCGCCAGAGTGCATCca GCCTCCCATGGTCCTGGAGCACGTGGAGAA GAAAGCGAAGATGCTATTGGACGAGATCGTGTCGCGGGGGCGTGGCACCCCTCCCACGGCGTTCCACGAGAACGGCGGCCAAGGCGGCGGCCAGGGCGGGCAGGGCGGCCACATGCAGGAGATGATCATCCCCGCCGGCAAGGCTGGACTCATCATCGGCAAGGGAGGAGAGACCATCAAgcagctgcag gaGCGTGCCGGTGTGAAGATGATTCTGATCCAGGATGCTTCCCAGGGTCCCAACATGGACAAGCCCCTGCGCATCATCGGAGACCCCTACAAAGTGCAG CAAGCGCGTGAGATGGTGCAGGAGATCCTGAGGGAGAGGGACAACCCCGGCTTTGAGAACCGCGGCGAGTACGGTTCCCGCATGGGAGGAGGGCTGGAG ATTCCAGTTCCGCGTCACTCAGTGGGTGTCGTGATTGGCCGAAGCGGTGAAATGATCAAGAAGATTCAGAATGACGCTGGAGTCAGGATACAGTTTAAGCCAG acGACAGCAGCGGTCCCGATAAGATCGCCCACATCATGGGTCCCCCCGACCGCTGCGAGCACGCCGCCAGCATCATCAACGACCTGCTGCAGAGCATCCGCGCCCGCGAGGAGGGAGGCGGG GGCCCTCCCGGTCCTCCAGGCACCGGTATGCCCCCTGGTGGTCGAGGACGGGGGCGCGGCGGTCCCCCCGGCGGCTGGGGTGGCCCCCCCGGTGCTGGCGGCGGCGAGATGACCTTCTCCATCCCGGCGCACAAGTGCGGCCTCGTCATCGGGCGCGGCGGCGAGAACGTGAAGGCCATCAACCAGCAGACGGGCGCCTTCGTGGAGATCTCGCGCCAGCCGCCACCCAACGGCGACCCCAACTTCAAGCTGTTCGTCATCCGCGGCTCACCGCAGCAGATCGACCACGCCAAGCAGCTCATCGAGGACAAGATCGAG GGTCCTCTGTGTCCTGTTGGACCTGGTCCTGGTGGTCCAGGCCCCGCTGGGCCAATGGGCCCCTACAACCCAAACCCATACAACCCAGGCCCACCTGGTGGACCCCCACA tggaGGCCCCCCTGGAGGTCCCCAGTATGCTCCTCAAGGATGGGGCAACACCTACCAGCCCTGGCAGCCACCTGCCCCGCACGACCCCA GTAAAGCAGCAGCAGACCACAGTGCAGCCTGGGCTGCCTACTATGCGCAGTACTACCAGCAGCCACAAGGTGGCGCCATGCCGGGTCAGAACCCAGCCGCCCCGGCAGCTGCTCAGCCCCCTGCGGATCAGAACCAGCAGGCCCAGGCGGCCGGCGGGCAGCCCGACTACACCAAGGCCTGGGAGGAGTACTACAAGAAGATGG ctcAGGCAGGAACTCCAGCAGCtcctgcggcggcggcggctccaGCAGCTTCAGCAGCAGCTGGGCAGCAGGACTACAGCGCCGCCTGGGCCGAGTACTACAGGCAGCAGGCCGCCTACTACGGACAGACTGGACAGAGCCAACCGGCCGCCCCGCAGCAGGGACAGcag GCGCAGTGA
- the LOC134073802 gene encoding far upstream element-binding protein 2-like isoform X2: MSEFNAVPPPGAGAALGAGGLKKDAFADAVQRARQIAAKIGGDAGPPMTNNGGAESYPFAAQKRSLEDADEPESKKMATQSDRDSGAIPEWAAQASMGAQLAALSQQSNVARPSQMTEDYKVPDGMVGLIIGRGGEQINKIQQDSGCKVQIAPDSGGMPDRSVSITGSPECIQKAKMLLDEIVSRGRGTPPTAFHENGGQGGGQGGQGGHMQEMIIPAGKAGLIIGKGGETIKQLQERAGVKMILIQDASQGPNMDKPLRIIGDPYKVQQAREMVQEILRERDNPGFENRGEYGSRMGGGLEIPVPRHSVGVVIGRSGEMIKKIQNDAGVRIQFKPDDSSGPDKIAHIMGPPDRCEHAASIINDLLQSIRAREEGGGVREGGSEEGDWGPPGPPGTGMPPGGRGRGRGGPPGGWGGPPGAGGGEMTFSIPAHKCGLVIGRGGENVKAINQQTGAFVEISRQPPPNGDPNFKLFVIRGSPQQIDHAKQLIEDKIEGPLCPVGPGPGGPGPAGPMGPYNPNPYNPGPPGGPPHGGPPGGPQYAPQGWGNTYQPWQPPAPHDPSKAAADHSAAWAAYYAQYYQQPQGGAMPGQNPAAPAAAQPPADQNQQAQAAGGQPDYTKAWEEYYKKMAQAGTPAAPAAAAAPAASAAAGQQDYSAAWAEYYRQQAAYYGQTGQSQPAAPQQGQQAQ, encoded by the exons ATGTCGGAGTTCAACGCGGTACCGCCACCGGGTGCCGGTGCAGCCCTCGGAGCAGGTGGACTCAAGAAAGATGCTTTTGCGGACGCGGTTCAGCGAGCTCGGCAG ATTGCAGCCAAAATCGGAGGAGATGCTGGACCCCCGATGACAAACAACGGAGGAGCTGAGAGCTACCCCTTCGCCGCCCAGAAACGTTCTCTTGAAGACgcag ACGAGCCAGAGAGTAAGAAGATGGCCACCCAGAGCGACAGAGACTCCGGCGCCATCCCCGAATGGGCCGCACAAGCAT CCATGGGTGCGCAGCTGGCTGCCCTGTCCCAGCAGAG CAATGTTGCTCGTCCCTCACAGATGACAGAGGATTACAAAGTGCCTGACGGAATGGTGGGGCTGA TCATTGGTCGAGGAGGGGAGCAGATCAACAAGATCCAGCAGGATTCGGGCTGCAAGGTCCAGATCGCCCCCGACAGCGGCGGCATGCCCGACCGCAGCGTCTCCATCACCGGGTCGCCAGAGTGCATCca GAAAGCGAAGATGCTATTGGACGAGATCGTGTCGCGGGGGCGTGGCACCCCTCCCACGGCGTTCCACGAGAACGGCGGCCAAGGCGGCGGCCAGGGCGGGCAGGGCGGCCACATGCAGGAGATGATCATCCCCGCCGGCAAGGCTGGACTCATCATCGGCAAGGGAGGAGAGACCATCAAgcagctgcag gaGCGTGCCGGTGTGAAGATGATTCTGATCCAGGATGCTTCCCAGGGTCCCAACATGGACAAGCCCCTGCGCATCATCGGAGACCCCTACAAAGTGCAG CAAGCGCGTGAGATGGTGCAGGAGATCCTGAGGGAGAGGGACAACCCCGGCTTTGAGAACCGCGGCGAGTACGGTTCCCGCATGGGAGGAGGGCTGGAG ATTCCAGTTCCGCGTCACTCAGTGGGTGTCGTGATTGGCCGAAGCGGTGAAATGATCAAGAAGATTCAGAATGACGCTGGAGTCAGGATACAGTTTAAGCCAG acGACAGCAGCGGTCCCGATAAGATCGCCCACATCATGGGTCCCCCCGACCGCTGCGAGCACGCCGCCAGCATCATCAACGACCTGCTGCAGAGCATCCGCGCCCGCGAGGAGGGAGGCGGGGTAAGAGAGGGTGGGAGTGAGGAGGGAGACTGG GGCCCTCCCGGTCCTCCAGGCACCGGTATGCCCCCTGGTGGTCGAGGACGGGGGCGCGGCGGTCCCCCCGGCGGCTGGGGTGGCCCCCCCGGTGCTGGCGGCGGCGAGATGACCTTCTCCATCCCGGCGCACAAGTGCGGCCTCGTCATCGGGCGCGGCGGCGAGAACGTGAAGGCCATCAACCAGCAGACGGGCGCCTTCGTGGAGATCTCGCGCCAGCCGCCACCCAACGGCGACCCCAACTTCAAGCTGTTCGTCATCCGCGGCTCACCGCAGCAGATCGACCACGCCAAGCAGCTCATCGAGGACAAGATCGAG GGTCCTCTGTGTCCTGTTGGACCTGGTCCTGGTGGTCCAGGCCCCGCTGGGCCAATGGGCCCCTACAACCCAAACCCATACAACCCAGGCCCACCTGGTGGACCCCCACA tggaGGCCCCCCTGGAGGTCCCCAGTATGCTCCTCAAGGATGGGGCAACACCTACCAGCCCTGGCAGCCACCTGCCCCGCACGACCCCA GTAAAGCAGCAGCAGACCACAGTGCAGCCTGGGCTGCCTACTATGCGCAGTACTACCAGCAGCCACAAGGTGGCGCCATGCCGGGTCAGAACCCAGCCGCCCCGGCAGCTGCTCAGCCCCCTGCGGATCAGAACCAGCAGGCCCAGGCGGCCGGCGGGCAGCCCGACTACACCAAGGCCTGGGAGGAGTACTACAAGAAGATGG ctcAGGCAGGAACTCCAGCAGCtcctgcggcggcggcggctccaGCAGCTTCAGCAGCAGCTGGGCAGCAGGACTACAGCGCCGCCTGGGCCGAGTACTACAGGCAGCAGGCCGCCTACTACGGACAGACTGGACAGAGCCAACCGGCCGCCCCGCAGCAGGGACAGcag GCGCAGTGA
- the LOC134073802 gene encoding far upstream element-binding protein 2-like isoform X1, which produces MSEFNAVPPPGAGAALGAGGLKKDAFADAVQRARQIAAKIGGDAGPPMTNNGGAESYPFAAQKRSLEDADEPESKKMATQSDRDSGAIPEWAAQASMGAQLAALSQQSNVARPSQMTEDYKVPDGMVGLIIGRGGEQINKIQQDSGCKVQIAPDSGGMPDRSVSITGSPECIQPPMVLEHVEKKAKMLLDEIVSRGRGTPPTAFHENGGQGGGQGGQGGHMQEMIIPAGKAGLIIGKGGETIKQLQERAGVKMILIQDASQGPNMDKPLRIIGDPYKVQQAREMVQEILRERDNPGFENRGEYGSRMGGGLEIPVPRHSVGVVIGRSGEMIKKIQNDAGVRIQFKPDDSSGPDKIAHIMGPPDRCEHAASIINDLLQSIRAREEGGGVREGGSEEGDWGPPGPPGTGMPPGGRGRGRGGPPGGWGGPPGAGGGEMTFSIPAHKCGLVIGRGGENVKAINQQTGAFVEISRQPPPNGDPNFKLFVIRGSPQQIDHAKQLIEDKIEGPLCPVGPGPGGPGPAGPMGPYNPNPYNPGPPGGPPHGGPPGGPQYAPQGWGNTYQPWQPPAPHDPSKAAADHSAAWAAYYAQYYQQPQGGAMPGQNPAAPAAAQPPADQNQQAQAAGGQPDYTKAWEEYYKKMAQAGTPAAPAAAAAPAASAAAGQQDYSAAWAEYYRQQAAYYGQTGQSQPAAPQQGQQAQ; this is translated from the exons ATGTCGGAGTTCAACGCGGTACCGCCACCGGGTGCCGGTGCAGCCCTCGGAGCAGGTGGACTCAAGAAAGATGCTTTTGCGGACGCGGTTCAGCGAGCTCGGCAG ATTGCAGCCAAAATCGGAGGAGATGCTGGACCCCCGATGACAAACAACGGAGGAGCTGAGAGCTACCCCTTCGCCGCCCAGAAACGTTCTCTTGAAGACgcag ACGAGCCAGAGAGTAAGAAGATGGCCACCCAGAGCGACAGAGACTCCGGCGCCATCCCCGAATGGGCCGCACAAGCAT CCATGGGTGCGCAGCTGGCTGCCCTGTCCCAGCAGAG CAATGTTGCTCGTCCCTCACAGATGACAGAGGATTACAAAGTGCCTGACGGAATGGTGGGGCTGA TCATTGGTCGAGGAGGGGAGCAGATCAACAAGATCCAGCAGGATTCGGGCTGCAAGGTCCAGATCGCCCCCGACAGCGGCGGCATGCCCGACCGCAGCGTCTCCATCACCGGGTCGCCAGAGTGCATCca GCCTCCCATGGTCCTGGAGCACGTGGAGAA GAAAGCGAAGATGCTATTGGACGAGATCGTGTCGCGGGGGCGTGGCACCCCTCCCACGGCGTTCCACGAGAACGGCGGCCAAGGCGGCGGCCAGGGCGGGCAGGGCGGCCACATGCAGGAGATGATCATCCCCGCCGGCAAGGCTGGACTCATCATCGGCAAGGGAGGAGAGACCATCAAgcagctgcag gaGCGTGCCGGTGTGAAGATGATTCTGATCCAGGATGCTTCCCAGGGTCCCAACATGGACAAGCCCCTGCGCATCATCGGAGACCCCTACAAAGTGCAG CAAGCGCGTGAGATGGTGCAGGAGATCCTGAGGGAGAGGGACAACCCCGGCTTTGAGAACCGCGGCGAGTACGGTTCCCGCATGGGAGGAGGGCTGGAG ATTCCAGTTCCGCGTCACTCAGTGGGTGTCGTGATTGGCCGAAGCGGTGAAATGATCAAGAAGATTCAGAATGACGCTGGAGTCAGGATACAGTTTAAGCCAG acGACAGCAGCGGTCCCGATAAGATCGCCCACATCATGGGTCCCCCCGACCGCTGCGAGCACGCCGCCAGCATCATCAACGACCTGCTGCAGAGCATCCGCGCCCGCGAGGAGGGAGGCGGGGTAAGAGAGGGTGGGAGTGAGGAGGGAGACTGG GGCCCTCCCGGTCCTCCAGGCACCGGTATGCCCCCTGGTGGTCGAGGACGGGGGCGCGGCGGTCCCCCCGGCGGCTGGGGTGGCCCCCCCGGTGCTGGCGGCGGCGAGATGACCTTCTCCATCCCGGCGCACAAGTGCGGCCTCGTCATCGGGCGCGGCGGCGAGAACGTGAAGGCCATCAACCAGCAGACGGGCGCCTTCGTGGAGATCTCGCGCCAGCCGCCACCCAACGGCGACCCCAACTTCAAGCTGTTCGTCATCCGCGGCTCACCGCAGCAGATCGACCACGCCAAGCAGCTCATCGAGGACAAGATCGAG GGTCCTCTGTGTCCTGTTGGACCTGGTCCTGGTGGTCCAGGCCCCGCTGGGCCAATGGGCCCCTACAACCCAAACCCATACAACCCAGGCCCACCTGGTGGACCCCCACA tggaGGCCCCCCTGGAGGTCCCCAGTATGCTCCTCAAGGATGGGGCAACACCTACCAGCCCTGGCAGCCACCTGCCCCGCACGACCCCA GTAAAGCAGCAGCAGACCACAGTGCAGCCTGGGCTGCCTACTATGCGCAGTACTACCAGCAGCCACAAGGTGGCGCCATGCCGGGTCAGAACCCAGCCGCCCCGGCAGCTGCTCAGCCCCCTGCGGATCAGAACCAGCAGGCCCAGGCGGCCGGCGGGCAGCCCGACTACACCAAGGCCTGGGAGGAGTACTACAAGAAGATGG ctcAGGCAGGAACTCCAGCAGCtcctgcggcggcggcggctccaGCAGCTTCAGCAGCAGCTGGGCAGCAGGACTACAGCGCCGCCTGGGCCGAGTACTACAGGCAGCAGGCCGCCTACTACGGACAGACTGGACAGAGCCAACCGGCCGCCCCGCAGCAGGGACAGcag GCGCAGTGA
- the LOC134073802 gene encoding far upstream element-binding protein 2-like isoform X4: MSEFNAVPPPGAGAALGAGGLKKDAFADAVQRARQIAAKIGGDAGPPMTNNGGAESYPFAAQKRSLEDADEPESKKMATQSDRDSGAIPEWAAQASMGAQLAALSQQSNVARPSQMTEDYKVPDGMVGLIIGRGGEQINKIQQDSGCKVQIAPDSGGMPDRSVSITGSPECIQKAKMLLDEIVSRGRGTPPTAFHENGGQGGGQGGQGGHMQEMIIPAGKAGLIIGKGGETIKQLQERAGVKMILIQDASQGPNMDKPLRIIGDPYKVQQAREMVQEILRERDNPGFENRGEYGSRMGGGLEIPVPRHSVGVVIGRSGEMIKKIQNDAGVRIQFKPDDSSGPDKIAHIMGPPDRCEHAASIINDLLQSIRAREEGGGGPPGPPGTGMPPGGRGRGRGGPPGGWGGPPGAGGGEMTFSIPAHKCGLVIGRGGENVKAINQQTGAFVEISRQPPPNGDPNFKLFVIRGSPQQIDHAKQLIEDKIEGPLCPVGPGPGGPGPAGPMGPYNPNPYNPGPPGGPPHGGPPGGPQYAPQGWGNTYQPWQPPAPHDPSKAAADHSAAWAAYYAQYYQQPQGGAMPGQNPAAPAAAQPPADQNQQAQAAGGQPDYTKAWEEYYKKMAQAGTPAAPAAAAAPAASAAAGQQDYSAAWAEYYRQQAAYYGQTGQSQPAAPQQGQQAQ; this comes from the exons ATGTCGGAGTTCAACGCGGTACCGCCACCGGGTGCCGGTGCAGCCCTCGGAGCAGGTGGACTCAAGAAAGATGCTTTTGCGGACGCGGTTCAGCGAGCTCGGCAG ATTGCAGCCAAAATCGGAGGAGATGCTGGACCCCCGATGACAAACAACGGAGGAGCTGAGAGCTACCCCTTCGCCGCCCAGAAACGTTCTCTTGAAGACgcag ACGAGCCAGAGAGTAAGAAGATGGCCACCCAGAGCGACAGAGACTCCGGCGCCATCCCCGAATGGGCCGCACAAGCAT CCATGGGTGCGCAGCTGGCTGCCCTGTCCCAGCAGAG CAATGTTGCTCGTCCCTCACAGATGACAGAGGATTACAAAGTGCCTGACGGAATGGTGGGGCTGA TCATTGGTCGAGGAGGGGAGCAGATCAACAAGATCCAGCAGGATTCGGGCTGCAAGGTCCAGATCGCCCCCGACAGCGGCGGCATGCCCGACCGCAGCGTCTCCATCACCGGGTCGCCAGAGTGCATCca GAAAGCGAAGATGCTATTGGACGAGATCGTGTCGCGGGGGCGTGGCACCCCTCCCACGGCGTTCCACGAGAACGGCGGCCAAGGCGGCGGCCAGGGCGGGCAGGGCGGCCACATGCAGGAGATGATCATCCCCGCCGGCAAGGCTGGACTCATCATCGGCAAGGGAGGAGAGACCATCAAgcagctgcag gaGCGTGCCGGTGTGAAGATGATTCTGATCCAGGATGCTTCCCAGGGTCCCAACATGGACAAGCCCCTGCGCATCATCGGAGACCCCTACAAAGTGCAG CAAGCGCGTGAGATGGTGCAGGAGATCCTGAGGGAGAGGGACAACCCCGGCTTTGAGAACCGCGGCGAGTACGGTTCCCGCATGGGAGGAGGGCTGGAG ATTCCAGTTCCGCGTCACTCAGTGGGTGTCGTGATTGGCCGAAGCGGTGAAATGATCAAGAAGATTCAGAATGACGCTGGAGTCAGGATACAGTTTAAGCCAG acGACAGCAGCGGTCCCGATAAGATCGCCCACATCATGGGTCCCCCCGACCGCTGCGAGCACGCCGCCAGCATCATCAACGACCTGCTGCAGAGCATCCGCGCCCGCGAGGAGGGAGGCGGG GGCCCTCCCGGTCCTCCAGGCACCGGTATGCCCCCTGGTGGTCGAGGACGGGGGCGCGGCGGTCCCCCCGGCGGCTGGGGTGGCCCCCCCGGTGCTGGCGGCGGCGAGATGACCTTCTCCATCCCGGCGCACAAGTGCGGCCTCGTCATCGGGCGCGGCGGCGAGAACGTGAAGGCCATCAACCAGCAGACGGGCGCCTTCGTGGAGATCTCGCGCCAGCCGCCACCCAACGGCGACCCCAACTTCAAGCTGTTCGTCATCCGCGGCTCACCGCAGCAGATCGACCACGCCAAGCAGCTCATCGAGGACAAGATCGAG GGTCCTCTGTGTCCTGTTGGACCTGGTCCTGGTGGTCCAGGCCCCGCTGGGCCAATGGGCCCCTACAACCCAAACCCATACAACCCAGGCCCACCTGGTGGACCCCCACA tggaGGCCCCCCTGGAGGTCCCCAGTATGCTCCTCAAGGATGGGGCAACACCTACCAGCCCTGGCAGCCACCTGCCCCGCACGACCCCA GTAAAGCAGCAGCAGACCACAGTGCAGCCTGGGCTGCCTACTATGCGCAGTACTACCAGCAGCCACAAGGTGGCGCCATGCCGGGTCAGAACCCAGCCGCCCCGGCAGCTGCTCAGCCCCCTGCGGATCAGAACCAGCAGGCCCAGGCGGCCGGCGGGCAGCCCGACTACACCAAGGCCTGGGAGGAGTACTACAAGAAGATGG ctcAGGCAGGAACTCCAGCAGCtcctgcggcggcggcggctccaGCAGCTTCAGCAGCAGCTGGGCAGCAGGACTACAGCGCCGCCTGGGCCGAGTACTACAGGCAGCAGGCCGCCTACTACGGACAGACTGGACAGAGCCAACCGGCCGCCCCGCAGCAGGGACAGcag GCGCAGTGA